From the Planktothricoides raciborskii GIHE-MW2 genome, the window ACATCATCCCGAACGCATCCTCATTTTCACAGCGGATAACTCCACCGTTTACCGAATTTCCCAACAATTTCTCATCCCCGCAATTACCCATCAAACTCCCATCAAAGAAAGGCACCAAATCCTCACCCGATTTCGCAGTGGCGAATATAAAACCCTCGTCGCTTCTCATGTCCTCAATGAAGGAGTTGATGTCCCTGATGCCAGAGTCGCCATTCTGCTTTCTGGGACAGGTTCAGAACGAGAATATATTCAGCGACTAGGGCGAGTTTTGCGTAAAGGCAACACCCCTGATAAACTGGCAATTTTATATGAAGTCATTGCCGAAAATACCGCAGAAGAAAACACCTCTCAGCGACGACATGGAGAGAAAAATGGCGATAAAAATGGGAATAAAAAACCGCAAAAACCGGCCAAATATCAACCCAGACAATTAGAAATTGTCCCCGAGCCAAACCCTGAAACAACTAAATCACCAGAACCCCCCATTCCTTTATATGGGGTGAACAAAACCCCCAGAAAAAAAGCCGCAGAAAAATCAGCAAAATGGCCGAAAAAATCCGATGACCCTGATAAAGATTAAGGGGAAATTTATCTTGATAACAATCGGGCATTTTGCTGGCTATTTTCTGGATCTAAAAAAACCGGGTTTTTGTGATAGATTCTTAGGCAAAGCTACAGATTTATCAAAACCCGGTTTTTGATTCGGCTTTCGTGCGAACGCGCAGGAGCGTTGCGGAGCAATATCGCGTTAGCGTTGCGGAGCAATATCGCGCAACCCCTTGCGGATGCAATATCGCGGCTAATTAGCGTTGGCGATCGCGGCAACGACTCCCACTTCTTTTTCTTCGTAATCTTGATGTTGAGGATGTATAAAACTCATCAGAATATTTTCCTGAGAAATTCCCATCTCTACCAGTTTTTCTGCGATCGCATCTTCCGTATCATTACGCTGAATCAGAATGCGATCGCCCACAATATCAATATGCACAGCACATTGATGGATGCGCTTATATTTATGCCATCCCACCCACAAAACCATATAGCGCATTCGTTCATCATCAAAAATTAGCTCGATTTTAGAATTCTCATCTTGAAGAGATTCATATTGACCGAGAAAATTTTTCACGCATTCTCTGTAAAAAATTATGTGAGAATCCATTGTAATTCCTCCTCATCGAAAGAAAAAACAATTAGTTTTAACTTGAAATAATTAATCGCTACTTTTCCCACCTGCCTACTGAATATATTCTCAAAAGCGTCAATAGGAACAGCCAAGTAAAGTTCTCTATCCGGTTCTTGGATTTTTAATAATTCTCGATAGATGCCATACTGACCTACAGATGCAGTTCCGTGACCTGGGAGTCTGCAATAAAACTCTTGACTTCTACTCCAATTTTATCACGATTTTTGTCAGCCGCTATGATTCTTTCTGCCCCTAAATCAATCGAAAGCTTGGGATCGGATTGCAGAAAATAAGGCTCGTGGGAAATTCTCCAGCCTTCTTTCATTAAAGCTGATTTAACTAAATCGTGATAGGTATCTTTTCTAGACATATTGACTTATTCAATATTTTGTGACAAAATCAGTTCAGTAATGCTTTAGATCTACATATTTTATAGTTTAACTCAAATCATACATTAATAAAAACCATTTTTTATAGTTAGACCCAATCATCAACTATGTTACCCACTGATTTATTAAGCTTGAGAACTAATGGGGAAACAATTATGCCCAAAAACCTGGCAATAAACCCTAAAAATTTGAAGACAGCAGAGCAAATCATCACCTGTTTCCAAGAAGCGGTGGGCTGTTGTCAAGGGGAATTAAATCGACAACTTTTAGAATTAGAAGGGGACAATACCGACTATCGGATTAAACGAGGACTTGCTCATTTATTACGCAGTGGTTTTTGTAAGTTTGAAGTCATTAGTCCACTGGAACCGCAAGAACTCCGATACAGAGTGTTCACCCTAGCTGCCGCAACGGTTCCCAGTCGTCAAGCCACTGAATTAACCTTAGAAAAATTAGCCAGCCAACTAAGTCAAGAACAAGAAAAAGAAATTATTCCCAGCCAAATTCAAGCGGCACTTTATGCGGATTTAGAAGAAAGTAAAATTCTCACGGAATTTGAAGCACCCACTCCAGAAGCGTTGCTAAATCGCTACAATCTTTCCCAAGTACAGGGGATTTTTTACAAGGCCACTCATATTGTGATTCATGCTCATCGGAACGATCCGGGGGAATATAAACTGTTATTCCGCTATCTGAAATTATTTCAACTAATGGCTTATATTGAAGGAGACGCGGATCATGGTTTTACTATTACCATTGATGGCCCGACTAGCGTATTGAAAGTTAATACTCGCTATGGACTAGCCCTGGCGAAAATGTTACCGGCTTTATTGCACGTCACCAAATGGAGTTTATCTGCCCAATTACAAAGCCGTGATACTTATACGAATCAGTGGAAAAGTGGCCGGTTTACCCTAAATTCTGATTGTGATTTAGTCAGCCACTATCCTCCCGGTAAAACCTATGACAGTATGTTAGAGGAATCATTTGTCGATCGCTGGCATCAACAGAAAACCGAGTGGCGGTTAGAAAGAGAAGTGGATCTAATTCCCATTCCTGGGAGTGTGATGATTCCTGATTTTCGGTTGGTGCATCCAGATGGGCGATCGCTCCTCTTTGAAATCGTCGGTTATTGGCGTCCAGAATACTTACGCAAAAAATTTGCCCAAGTCAAAAAGTCAGAATGTAAAAACTTGATTCTCGCGGTTTCCGAACGCTTAAATTTAGAAAAAGCTGGGGTGAATGTTCGGGATGTTTCGGTGCCGATTATTTGGTTCAAAGATAAACTATTGCCCAAGCAGGTCTTAGCCATTATCGATGAAATTATTTAGTAGTTATTAGGGTGGGCAAAATTTGCTCACCCTATCGGATGCTGGACTATATTTCTATATTTAATTACTTTTTAATTAAAAAGTAATTAAATAGTGATATTTAATTACTTTTTAATTACTTTTTTTGTTGCTGATAATTAACATCTAAATGCAAAACCGTATTTATTAAATAAAGATTGATATTTTTTCCGTTGACTTTTAAACCAGTCTAATACCTCAGAGTCTATCCGAATAGAAATCGCTTTTTTATTTAGCGGTTTCAACATTTTTCCTTGTTCCCATAAGCGATCGTCTAATTCACGAATATCAGAAGTATCAATCGCCGAATCTCGAATATTTTGTAACTCTTTAAGTCGTTCGTCTGAGATACTGTATTGTTTTTTTTCTTTTGGGGTAGCTTTTCGATCCGAAATTAAGCGAATATAACCTTGTCTTTCTCCATGGGCAACTCTCACAATCACTACGCCTCGGATTAGACCAATACTAATTTCTCTAATCTCTCCATAGTCGAATCGGTCGTCAACAGCAGTAAAAATAATGCCTTTCAATATTTCTTGGGCGTCTTCAAAGCTGATGCCATGTTTTTGCTGATTTTGTTGATTTTTTTTCTAATCCCATTCAAATTTACTTTATGTATAAAAAAACTATATACAAATTTATAAGCTAAATTTAAAAAATCAATTTCGATTCTGTCAGAAATCTCTCGTTAGCATCCTCGGACTGATAACTTATGACAAATCTCTGCCCCGAACCTCTCTCCTCTCTTAAATGTAAAGAATTGTAACAAGTATGGGGGGTTTTACCCCTCGTATGCTAGATTAATTTCATGTAGATGCACCCTGATGGCAAACGCCCTTTTGTGGGCGTTTTTTTTTGCCCTTCGGTCAGCCAGAGGCTTTTTGCTAGAGAAGCAGGACAGGAGTACCCAGAAAAATCCGCAGCAAACCAGCGGAAAAAAAGACCTCGCAAAGATTTACACTAAAGATTTACACTGGAGAGACAAAAAATTTTTGTCCTCGCTAGATTTCATAAGCATTGGATGACAGAACCTCAAACCCCTGAACCAATTTCCCCCCAACAGCGATCGCCTCGTGGCTTTAGACCTCGTGGCTTTGGATTAATTGCCGGAGCGACTTACCCATTCCGCACTCTGATATTTTTGCGGCACAACCCGAAACTGTTGCAATATATCGTCATTCCTATCCTGGTAAATTTGATTACTGGGATTCTGCTTTATCTGGGTTTGTTGTTTCCCGGCTTAAATCAGATTGATGCCCTGGTGCGGGGTCTGTCCGGTTGGATCGAAAGCTTAATCGCTAATCTTCCCCCTTGGTTAGGGGCTTTGACGATGATTGCGGTGGCGATCGGTTGGTTACTCCGGTTAGTGCTGGTGGCAGGATTGCTGATTTTAATTGGCTTGCTGGTGTTGCAAATTGGCAGCATCCTCGGTGCCCCTTGGTACGGTCAACTGTCTGAGCAAATCGAGAAACTGCGGACAGGTCAGCTACCACCAATGGCAGAGGGAATGGGTGCTTTGCTGCGCGATATTTGGCGAGCATTGATGTTTGAAATTAAAAAATTGCTGTTCGCTGGGGGATTCGGCATCCTGTTATTTTTGCTGAATTTTTTAATCCCCATTGGCGGTACGGTGGTGGCGACGATTATTGGCGTAGGTGTGGCGGCAACTTTGGTTTGTTTGGATTTTTTTGATGGGCCTTTGGAACGTCGCCGTTTAAGTTTTCGGCAAAAATTGAAGATTGTGTTTGGTCATTTACCCGCTAGTGGTAGTTTTGCCTTGGTTTGTCTTTTTTTAATTAGTGTTCCCGTGTTAAATCTGTTGGTTATCCCTATTTGTGTAGCTTCGGGAACTCTGTTTTTCTGCGATCGCATTTGGCCTAATTTGGTGGTAAATCAGCCAGAAGCTAAATAACATCGATGGTTGAAAAACCCTCTACTTTCATATGAATAGAACAATTTCAGCCAGGGTATCAGCAGAAAAACCATAATATTTATCGGGTAAACAATACCTGTTTTTAGAGTTAATTTATCCAGAAAAAATGGTCAGGTTAATTCATCAATTAACCTGACCAAAATCTATTATGAGTTAAAGCTCAAACAGGTAGATGTTTAGATATCTAAATCAGTGAAATTGAGGTGTTTACTGTGTTGTTCAATAAACTCCCGACGCGGCCCGACGCGATCGCCCATTAAAATGGTAAAGATGCGATCGGCTTCGGCAGCATCTTCAATTTCCACCCGTTTCAGGGTGCGAGTTTCCGGGTTCATGGTGGTTTCCCAAAGTTGGTCTGGCATCATTTCACCTAACCCTTTAAACCGCTGAATTGTGTAATTCGCATTCGGCGGTAATTGGGCTAAATGTTCTTGCAACTCGCGATCACTGTAGCAATACACATGATTGCGACCGCGTTCTACCTTATACAAAGGAGGACAAGCAATATACACATAACCTTGGTCTACCAAATCCCGTTGATAGCGATAGAAAAAGGTCAATAATAAGGTACGAATGTGGGCCCCATCTACATCAGCGTCAGTCATAATTATGACACGGTGATAACGCAGTTGATCGGGGTTAAATTCTTCCCCTTTAATCCCCAAACCTATAGCAGAAATCAGCGATTGAATTTCGTTATTTTTGTAAATTTTCGCATCGTCAGTTTTTTCAATGTTGAGGATTTTCCCCCGTAGCGGGAGAATCGCTTGGAATCGGCGATCGCGCCCTTGTTTAGCACTGTTGTGAACAAATATCCCACTGGCTAAAGCAAAGTTATGGGTGTTGGGAACTTCGATATCATAAACATCAAATCGTTCCTCCATTGGTTCCACCGAAATAATCTGATGGTTGTAGTTGCGAATAGCATCCCGCGCCCGGACATCATCCCCATCAAAATAGCGATCGCAAAATGTTTTAAACGTCAACAGAGAGCGATCTTTTTGACATTTACGGTATGACTCATAAGTTTCCACATCCATATAACCGCAATAGGTGTGAACTTTCTTTAAAGCTTCAATAGTTTTGCGGTAATAGGTTTTATCCAACGCCTCACGACGCTTGCTGCGAAACTCTGGAGTCCATTGCTCCTTGGTTTTTTCCCGGCGCCATGCCAGCAAATCCTCGTCTTTCCATTGCTCCTTAGCCATCTGTGAATACTGTTCCCGCAGATGGGGATGATAAGCAAAATACTCCCGCACTCGTTGGGCTTGCTCCTCACGATGGGCTGGATCGCTCCAATACTCCCGCTGTACTCGGTCAAGTCGTTCCCGATTTTCCAAGCGGTAGGATTCGTTACTATCATAAAACTCTCGCCACTTAGCCATCATATAGGCTTTATGTTCTGGGGATTCCCACAGAGCCTTGGCGTTGGCTGAAAGCATCTCTCGGGTGTCCGGTTGAAGCATCCGCTCGCTCATCATAGCCCGAAACTCTGGACTCTGATGAATGCGTCGGCTCTTTTCGATCACATCTGGACGATGCAATGTTTTCTCCAGATGAGCCCGATGGAGGGCTAAATGTTCTTCCTCTGGAAGTCGCTGAATATTGGTCGGATTATTGTTCAGCTTGTTGAAATCTACATGATGTCGGTGGTTGCCATCTGAAGTTTGATAAACCCCATGTTCCAGATTATAAAAATCCGCCAACAGATGAGTATAGATCCAATCATTGCGCTTCGGACTCCAAACCATTTCATACCCCTTCAACCCCGTGCCGTTCTTATTTTTTTCAGAAAGACACTGGTAAAAAGGCATCAAATGATCGTCCCGTGTCAGGGAAGCTGCTGGTTTATAAGTCCCATCGCGCAACATAAATGGATGATCGGGAGTGCAGATGATCGTTTCCCCACTGTCCAATGTCACCTTAACTACTTCCGCATTGGCCTTAGTCATCCGAGCGTTAATAATCCGCTCCACCGCAATGTGACCATCATCCCGAATGGTGTAGCAGAAATGTTCTTTCCCCGCTGCCTGTTCCTCAACCAACTCTTTAAAGCTCAAACAGCGCCCATCCGTTAAAACAAGTTCAGTTTCTCCAAAAAAACAGCCACTGGCGCTGTCGCCTTCGACCAAATATATCTCACTTTCTGAGGCTTCTTTGGAGCTACAATCGGCCAATTTACCGGGCAGTGGAGACGACTCTAGCACTGACTTTCGGCGGACTTGTTCCCGTGCGAGACGTGCTGCTTCAGCGGCTTTAAATGCTTGGATCGCTTTATCTAAAATGGCATCCGCAATATGGGGGCGAAAATCCAAATACTCGGTGAGCACTTGAGCCACCAGAGAATCAACAATCCCCCGAACTTCTGTATTCCCCAACTTAGTCTTGGTTTGACCTTCAAATTCCGGGTCTGGCACCTTCACGGAAATCACAGCGGTTAAACCTTCCCGGATATTTTCACCGCCCAGGTTGGCATCTTTCTCTTTCAGTTTGCCGCGTTTCCGGGCGACGTTATTCATGCTGCGGGTCAACACCGCCTTCAGACCTTCTAAGTGAGTGCCGCCATCAATAGTGCGAATATTGTTGGCAAAACCCAGTAGGTTATCGTTGTAGGCATCGGTACACCATTGCAACGCCACTTCTACTTGGACATTGTTGCGATCGCCGGAAATATAGATAATCTCCTCATGTAGGGGAGTTTTTTCCCGGTTCATATAGGCGACATATTCTTGAATGCCTCCTTCATAGCAGTAGGTTTCGCTGTGAGGTTTGTCGCTGCCCAACAAATCCAAGCGGTTGTCTGTAAAAGTAATTTTCACTCCGGCATTCAGATAAGCCAGTTCCCGAATCCGTCCGGCAATGGTTTTATAATCAAACTCAATGCCGGTGGTGAAAATGGTGCTGTCTGGCAGAAAGCAAACCGAGGTGCCGGTGCGGTTTTCTTTGTACGGCTTGGCTTCCAGTTCCCCGACGGGTTTGCCTCGTTCGTAGCGTTGATTATGGACTTTGTTGTCGCGCCATACGGTGACTTCCACCCATTCCGATAAAGCGTTGACCACGGAGACGCCCACCCCGTGCAAGCCACCAGACACTTTATAGCCGCCACCGCCAAATTTACCGCCCGCATGGAGTACAGTCATAACCGTTTCCAGGGCAGATTTGCCGGTTTTAGAATGGGTATCCGTGGGAATCCCTCGACCATCATCGGTGACGGTGACAGATCCATCGGCATTTAGATCCACTTCTATGTGGGTGCAATAACCAGCCAGCGCCTCATCAATGGAGTTGTCCACTACCTCGTAAACTAGGTGGTGGAGTCCGCGCGGGCCGGTTGAGCCGATATACATTCCAGGTCGTTTGCGTACTGCTTCCAAACCTTCAAGAACCTGAATTTGATCGGCGCTGTAACTACTGGTCATAGTAAAATTGCTCCAATTATGAGGCGAATAGCCTATATTAACCGTTGAGATATGAAAAACTTTAAAAAGTTTAGCACAAAACGGTTATAGGCGATGATAGAGCAATTTCCTGTAAAATTTATCAGGGGGGTGCAGGGTCTATTGTTGCTGTAAAATTCAACTCAGTTGGCAGTTAGAGAAAATTTTATGGGCGGATTAATTGTAATTTGTGGAGCAACGGCTACGGGTAAGTCGGGACTGGCGATCGCGATCGCTCATCGTTTGCATTCTATTATAATTAGTGCCGATTCGCGCCAAGTGTATCGAGATTTTGACATTGGCACCGCTAAACCGACGCGGGAAGAGCAACAGCAAGTCCCGCATTATTTAATCGATATCTGCGATCCTACGGAAACTCTCACGGTTGCAGATTATCAACAACAAGCACAGTCTTTGATTGCTTCTACACCATACACCCCTCCACCCCTCCTCGTCGGTGGGACGGGTTTATATATTAAATCTGTGGTTAGGGGGATGAAAATTCCGCGAGTGCCACCACACCCAGAACTGCGATCGCAGTTAGCTGATTTGGGGCAATCCCAATGTTATTCAATGCTGCAACAGGTAGACCCGTTAGCAGCAGCGAAAATTCATGGCAATGATTCGGTGAGAACTTTAAGGGCTTTGGAGGTTTATTATGTGACGGGGTGTCCGATTTCGCAACAGCAGGGCGAAAATCCACCGGGCTATCCGATCTTACAGATTGGGTTAGACTGCGAAACCCAGGCATTGAGCGATAGCGCATCCGCGCCGCTTCGCGATGGCGCATCCGCGCCGCTTCGCGAACGCATTTCCCGACGGACGCAACTTATGATTTCGGCGGGTTTTGTGGGCGAAGTGGAATATCTTTGTGAAAAATATGGCAGAGACTTACCGTTGCTGAATACCCTGGGTTATGCGGAAATTAAAGACTATTTGGCGGGAAAGATTAGCTTAGAAGAGGCGATCGGGCTGACTATTTTACATACTAGGCAATTTGCCAAACGGCAACGTACCTGGTTTCAGCGGGATGCAGACATTGAATGGTTTAATGCGGATGACCTTGATTTAGTAGAGCAAGTCTGGCAAAGGATTCAAGAGTTTATCGAAAAGTTATCATAATCAACAAGCCTGTTTAACCTGGAGGTGTTGGTATGCCTTCTCCGTTTCCTGGGATGGATCCGTATTTAGAAGATCCCCAAGAATGGCCTGAAGTTCATAATCGATTGATTGTTAACTTGGCAGACTGGTTGAGTCCTCAGTTGCGTCCGACCTATCGAGTGGCGATTGAAAAGCGGACTTATCAGACTGATGTGGATGATTTTTTATTAGTCGGTCTTCCTGATGTAACAGTATGGCAGCCCAAATCATCAACCCCATCAAGTCAACCACCAAGATATTCTACCGCTGGTACTTTGGCGTCAACCAAAGATCGACCGTTCGCCGTTACCATGCCAATGCCGACTACGGTTAAGGAAGGCTATTTAGAAATTAGACGAGTGAAAACCGGGGAAGTGGTTACGGCTATTGAAATTTTGTCTCCGAGCAACAAACGTCCTGGAGAAGGTCGGGACGCATATATCCGCAAGCGGAGACAAGTGCTGGGCAGTTCCACTCATTTGGTCGAAATTGATTTGCTCAGAACTGGGGAGAAAATGCCCGCCATTGGTGAAGTGCCACCAACCGATTATCGCATTTTGGTCAGTCGGGGCGATCGGCGTCCCAATGCTATGGTCTATGCTTTTACTCTCCGGGAAGCTATTCCTGTCTTTCCCCTGCCTTTGCGTCCCCAAGACCCAGAACCCTTGGTTGACTTGCAGACTTTGTTAAACAACTTGTACGATTTGGCAGGCTATGACAGCAGCGATCGATTATCGCTTATCGCCGGTTCCCTCACTTTCAGAAGCAGATGCAGCATGGGTAGATGTGCTGTTGCGAGAACAAGGACTGCGGTAGTTGGACAGGTTGGACAGTCTGATTTCTGCTCAGTTTATGATCGGGCTATAATAAACCAATTAATTGATTAAGGAGTGAAAATTGCCAACGGAAGCTCAGTCTTTAAAAGCCGTAATTTTATGTCAATGGCTTTCCAACGGGTTTCAGCCAATTCATGTATTTCGATACGATCATAAATATAAAACGATCTATCTTCAAGCTGGCACATC encodes:
- the gyrB gene encoding DNA topoisomerase (ATP-hydrolyzing) subunit B, producing the protein MTSSYSADQIQVLEGLEAVRKRPGMYIGSTGPRGLHHLVYEVVDNSIDEALAGYCTHIEVDLNADGSVTVTDDGRGIPTDTHSKTGKSALETVMTVLHAGGKFGGGGYKVSGGLHGVGVSVVNALSEWVEVTVWRDNKVHNQRYERGKPVGELEAKPYKENRTGTSVCFLPDSTIFTTGIEFDYKTIAGRIRELAYLNAGVKITFTDNRLDLLGSDKPHSETYCYEGGIQEYVAYMNREKTPLHEEIIYISGDRNNVQVEVALQWCTDAYNDNLLGFANNIRTIDGGTHLEGLKAVLTRSMNNVARKRGKLKEKDANLGGENIREGLTAVISVKVPDPEFEGQTKTKLGNTEVRGIVDSLVAQVLTEYLDFRPHIADAILDKAIQAFKAAEAARLAREQVRRKSVLESSPLPGKLADCSSKEASESEIYLVEGDSASGCFFGETELVLTDGRCLSFKELVEEQAAGKEHFCYTIRDDGHIAVERIINARMTKANAEVVKVTLDSGETIICTPDHPFMLRDGTYKPAASLTRDDHLMPFYQCLSEKNKNGTGLKGYEMVWSPKRNDWIYTHLLADFYNLEHGVYQTSDGNHRHHVDFNKLNNNPTNIQRLPEEEHLALHRAHLEKTLHRPDVIEKSRRIHQSPEFRAMMSERMLQPDTREMLSANAKALWESPEHKAYMMAKWREFYDSNESYRLENRERLDRVQREYWSDPAHREEQAQRVREYFAYHPHLREQYSQMAKEQWKDEDLLAWRREKTKEQWTPEFRSKRREALDKTYYRKTIEALKKVHTYCGYMDVETYESYRKCQKDRSLLTFKTFCDRYFDGDDVRARDAIRNYNHQIISVEPMEERFDVYDIEVPNTHNFALASGIFVHNSAKQGRDRRFQAILPLRGKILNIEKTDDAKIYKNNEIQSLISAIGLGIKGEEFNPDQLRYHRVIIMTDADVDGAHIRTLLLTFFYRYQRDLVDQGYVYIACPPLYKVERGRNHVYCYSDRELQEHLAQLPPNANYTIQRFKGLGEMMPDQLWETTMNPETRTLKRVEIEDAAEADRIFTILMGDRVGPRREFIEQHSKHLNFTDLDI
- a CDS encoding BrnA antitoxin family protein; this encodes MLKPLNKKAISIRIDSEVLDWFKSQRKKYQSLFNKYGFAFRC
- a CDS encoding DUF4058 family protein, whose translation is MPSPFPGMDPYLEDPQEWPEVHNRLIVNLADWLSPQLRPTYRVAIEKRTYQTDVDDFLLVGLPDVTVWQPKSSTPSSQPPRYSTAGTLASTKDRPFAVTMPMPTTVKEGYLEIRRVKTGEVVTAIEILSPSNKRPGEGRDAYIRKRRQVLGSSTHLVEIDLLRTGEKMPAIGEVPPTDYRILVSRGDRRPNAMVYAFTLREAIPVFPLPLRPQDPEPLVDLQTLLNNLYDLAGYDSSDRLSLIAGSLTFRSRCSMGRCAVARTRTAVVGQVGQSDFCSVYDRAIINQLID
- the miaA gene encoding tRNA (adenosine(37)-N6)-dimethylallyltransferase MiaA; translation: MGGLIVICGATATGKSGLAIAIAHRLHSIIISADSRQVYRDFDIGTAKPTREEQQQVPHYLIDICDPTETLTVADYQQQAQSLIASTPYTPPPLLVGGTGLYIKSVVRGMKIPRVPPHPELRSQLADLGQSQCYSMLQQVDPLAAAKIHGNDSVRTLRALEVYYVTGCPISQQQGENPPGYPILQIGLDCETQALSDSASAPLRDGASAPLRERISRRTQLMISAGFVGEVEYLCEKYGRDLPLLNTLGYAEIKDYLAGKISLEEAIGLTILHTRQFAKRQRTWFQRDADIEWFNADDLDLVEQVWQRIQEFIEKLS
- a CDS encoding EI24 domain-containing protein, with translation MTEPQTPEPISPQQRSPRGFRPRGFGLIAGATYPFRTLIFLRHNPKLLQYIVIPILVNLITGILLYLGLLFPGLNQIDALVRGLSGWIESLIANLPPWLGALTMIAVAIGWLLRLVLVAGLLILIGLLVLQIGSILGAPWYGQLSEQIEKLRTGQLPPMAEGMGALLRDIWRALMFEIKKLLFAGGFGILLFLLNFLIPIGGTVVATIIGVGVAATLVCLDFFDGPLERRRLSFRQKLKIVFGHLPASGSFALVCLFLISVPVLNLLVIPICVASGTLFFCDRIWPNLVVNQPEAK
- a CDS encoding DUF790 family protein produces the protein MLPTDLLSLRTNGETIMPKNLAINPKNLKTAEQIITCFQEAVGCCQGELNRQLLELEGDNTDYRIKRGLAHLLRSGFCKFEVISPLEPQELRYRVFTLAAATVPSRQATELTLEKLASQLSQEQEKEIIPSQIQAALYADLEESKILTEFEAPTPEALLNRYNLSQVQGIFYKATHIVIHAHRNDPGEYKLLFRYLKLFQLMAYIEGDADHGFTITIDGPTSVLKVNTRYGLALAKMLPALLHVTKWSLSAQLQSRDTYTNQWKSGRFTLNSDCDLVSHYPPGKTYDSMLEESFVDRWHQQKTEWRLEREVDLIPIPGSVMIPDFRLVHPDGRSLLFEIVGYWRPEYLRKKFAQVKKSECKNLILAVSERLNLEKAGVNVRDVSVPIIWFKDKLLPKQVLAIIDEII
- a CDS encoding XisI protein yields the protein MDSHIIFYRECVKNFLGQYESLQDENSKIELIFDDERMRYMVLWVGWHKYKRIHQCAVHIDIVGDRILIQRNDTEDAIAEKLVEMGISQENILMSFIHPQHQDYEEKEVGVVAAIANAN